A window from Catharus ustulatus isolate bCatUst1 chromosome 14, bCatUst1.pri.v2, whole genome shotgun sequence encodes these proteins:
- the TSPAN6 gene encoding tetraspanin-6 isoform X1 has product MASPSRRLQTKPVITCLKSVLLTYTFVFWVSGIVLLAVGIWGRVSLAVYFSLLDEKATNVPFVLVGAGTVVVLLGTFGCFATCRGSTWMLKLYAMLLSLIFLIVLVAAIVGFVFRHEIKTNFESNLNQALKDYNVTADRHSEAVDTIQRTLHCCGVQNYSDWERTEYFSQRGIPRSCCKNQNDCSEEDLKDPNKAKLKVFVDGCFFLVTSTMESKMSVVAGISFGIACFQLIGIVLSCCLSRYITNNQYEMV; this is encoded by the exons ATGGCGTCCCCGTCGCGGCGGCTGCAGACGAAGCCGGTGATCACCTGCCTCAAGAGCGTCCTGCTCACCTACACCTTCGTCTTCTGG GTGTCGGGCATTGTGCTGCTGGCCGTGGGCATCTGGGGCAGGGTGAGCCTGGCCGTCTACTTCTCGCTGTTGGACGAGAAAGCCACCAATGTGCCCTTCGTCCTGGTGGGCGCTGGCACCGTCGTTGTCCTCCTGGGCACCTTCGGCTGCTTCGCCACCTGCCGCGGTAGCACCTGGATGCTCAAGTTG TATGCCATGCTCCTGTCCCTCATCTTCCTCATCGTCCTGGTGGCTGCCATCGTGGGGTTCGTCTTCAGGCACGAG ATCAAGACAAACTTTGAGAGTAACCTGAACCAGGCTTTGAAGGACTACAACGTGACTGCAGATCGGCACAGCGAGGCCGTGGACACCATCCAGAGAACG ctgcactgctgtggggTGCAGAACTATTCTGACTGGGAGAGGACTGAGTACTTCAGCCAGAGGGGCATCCCCCGGAGCTGCTGCAAGAACCAGAACGACTGCTCAGAGGAGGATCTCAAAGACCCGAACAAGGCCAAGCTGAAAGTGTTTGTGGAT GGTTGTTTTTTCCTGGTAACGTCAACAATGGAGTCCAAGATGAGCGTTGTGGCCGGGATCTCCTTTGGCATCGCGTGTTTCCAG
- the SRPX2 gene encoding sushi repeat-containing protein SRPX2 gives MAQEAAPVLLLVLARLVSSTWHEGSGYYLESHTNEVYAEEPPPEPALDYRRVPQWCATLNIHRGEATCYSPRGSSYRSSLGTRCELSCTRGYRLVGPSAVQCLPNRHWSGMAYCRQIRCHVLPAVLRGSYVCSAGVQMDSRCDYTCLPGYQLEGDRSRICMEDGRWSGSEPVCVDLEPPKIRCPESRERIAEPGKLTATVYWDPPRVRDSADGVIKRVMLRGPEPGSEFPAGEHVIRYTAHDQAYNRASCKFRIRVQVRRCPVLKPPQNGYISCTSDGNNYGATCEYLCDGGYERQGTSLRVCQSSQQWTGSQPLCAPMQINTDVNSAASLLDQFHEKRRLFVISAPDPSNRYYKMQISMLQQAACGLDLRHVTTVELVGQPPHEVGRIREHRLSLGIIEELRRFLHLTRSHFNAVLLDKAGTDRERYISPVSPDELFVFIDTFLLSEREAARRAQGGDPCE, from the exons ATGGCGCAGGaggcagccccggtgctgctgctcgtCCTTGCCAGGCTGGTGTCATCCACGTGGCACGAAG gCTCTGGCTACTACCTGGAGAGTCACACCAACGAGGTGTACGCAGAAGAACctccccctgagcctgccctggatTACCGTCGAG TGCCCCAGTGGTGCGCCACGCTCAACATCCACCGCGGAGAGGCCACCTGCTACTCGCCCCGGGGCAGCTCGTACCGCAGCAGCCTGGGCACACGCTGCGAGCTGAGCTGCACCCGCGGCTACCGCCTGGTGGGTCCCAGCGCCGTGCAGTGCCTGCCCAACCGCCACTGGTCCGGGATGGCGTACTGCCGAC AAATCCGGTGCCACGTGCTGCCGGCGGTGCTGCGGGGCTCCTACGTGTGCTCGGCAGGCGTGCAGATGGATTCCCGCTGTGACTACACCTGCCTGCCCGGCTACCAGCTGGAGGGCGACCGGAGCCGCATCTGCATGGAGGATGGGCGCTGGAGCGGCAGCGAGCCAGTCTGTGTAG ATCTGGAGCCTCCCAAGATCCGCTGCCCAGAGTCCCGGGAGCGCATAGCAGAGCCGGGCAAGCTGACTGCCACCGTGTACTGGGACCCTCCCCGCGTGAGGGACTCTGCTGACGGTGTCATCAAGAG GGTGATGCTGCGGGGCCCGGAGCCCGGCTCGGAATTCCCTGCAGGCGAGCATGTGATCCGCTACACCGCCCACGACCAGGCTTACAACCGAGCCAGCTGCAAGTTCCGCATCCGCGTCCAAG TGCGGCGCTGCCCTGTGCTGAAGCCGCCGCAGAACGGGTACATCTCCTGCACTTCTGACGGCAACAACTACGGGGCCACCTGCGAGTACCTGTGCGACGGGGGCTACGAGCGCCAGGGCACCTCCCTGCGGGTCTGCCAGTCCAGCCAGCAGTGGAcgggctcccagcccctctgtgccc CCATGCAGATCAACACCGACGTGAACTCGGCCGCCAGCCTGCTGGATCAGTTCCACGAGAAACGGCGCCTCTTTGTCATCTCGGCCCCCGACCCCTCCAACCGCTACTACAAGATGCAGATCTCCATGCTGCAG CAAGCCGCCTGCGGGCTGGACCTGCGGCACGTCACCACCGTGGAGCTGGTGGGGCAGCCCCCGCACGAGGTGGGGCGCATCCGGGAGCACCGGCTGTCCCTTGGCATCATCGAGGAGCTCAG GCGCTTCCTGCACCTCACTCGCTCCCACTTCAACGCGGTGCTGCTGGACAAGGCGGGCACGGACCGCGAGCGCTACATCTCCCCGGTGAGCCCCGACGAGCTGTTCGTGTTCATCGACACCTTCCTGCTGAGCGAGCGAGAGGCGGCGAGGCGGGCACAGGGCGGGGACCCCTGCGAGTGA
- the TSPAN6 gene encoding tetraspanin-6 isoform X2, producing the protein MASPSRRLQTKPVITCLKSVLLTYTFVFWVSGIVLLAVGIWGRVSLAVYFSLLDEKATNVPFVLVGAGTVVVLLGTFGCFATCRGSTWMLKLIKTNFESNLNQALKDYNVTADRHSEAVDTIQRTLHCCGVQNYSDWERTEYFSQRGIPRSCCKNQNDCSEEDLKDPNKAKLKVFVDGCFFLVTSTMESKMSVVAGISFGIACFQLIGIVLSCCLSRYITNNQYEMV; encoded by the exons ATGGCGTCCCCGTCGCGGCGGCTGCAGACGAAGCCGGTGATCACCTGCCTCAAGAGCGTCCTGCTCACCTACACCTTCGTCTTCTGG GTGTCGGGCATTGTGCTGCTGGCCGTGGGCATCTGGGGCAGGGTGAGCCTGGCCGTCTACTTCTCGCTGTTGGACGAGAAAGCCACCAATGTGCCCTTCGTCCTGGTGGGCGCTGGCACCGTCGTTGTCCTCCTGGGCACCTTCGGCTGCTTCGCCACCTGCCGCGGTAGCACCTGGATGCTCAAGTTG ATCAAGACAAACTTTGAGAGTAACCTGAACCAGGCTTTGAAGGACTACAACGTGACTGCAGATCGGCACAGCGAGGCCGTGGACACCATCCAGAGAACG ctgcactgctgtggggTGCAGAACTATTCTGACTGGGAGAGGACTGAGTACTTCAGCCAGAGGGGCATCCCCCGGAGCTGCTGCAAGAACCAGAACGACTGCTCAGAGGAGGATCTCAAAGACCCGAACAAGGCCAAGCTGAAAGTGTTTGTGGAT GGTTGTTTTTTCCTGGTAACGTCAACAATGGAGTCCAAGATGAGCGTTGTGGCCGGGATCTCCTTTGGCATCGCGTGTTTCCAG